GTGCTGCAAGCCATAGATCTGCCTCCAGTAGTCTGAGAGGGGCGTCCTGCCCAGCTGATTGAGCCGGGCGGCGGCAACCACCTCACCGGCCGCCAGCACCATAAAATGATCGGCGTCCGCATCCATCTCATCGTACAGTATCTGCCGCTCCGAGTCGGCATAGCTGAGATGCTTGCCCATCTCCTGCACATAGATTTGGTAGCGAAAACGGTAGATCGCCTCACGCTCAGCAAGAGACCGGGCCAGGCGCAGCTCGGTAGAGACAGGCGGATCGGAGATGGGTTCTGCTGTGGGCATGGGTTCGGCTTTGGTAGGATGCAAGGGGTAGAGCGGCATCTGCAACTGCTATAGAATGCCAAGATAGTGACTTCAAGCAACCCTGGCAACTGCCCAAGTATGGAGCCAAGATGGAATTCACTTCTCACACCCAGGGCCGTGAAGCGGCGCTGATTGAACTCTTCCGATCCACTTTTGCTGCCTCCGAGGGGTCGGCTGAAGGTACTCTGATCAGCAATCTGGTGCGCAAGCTATTGGCAGATACCCCAGCGGAGGACCTGATTGCCTGCCTTGCCGAGGATCAGGGCGAGTTGCTCGGCGCTTGCCTGTTCTCGCGGCTGAGTTTCGCCCAGGATGGGCGCAGTGTCTTCCTCCTCGCCCCCGTTGCCGTGACCCATCAGCGACAGCGCACAGGCATAGGCCAGCAGATGCTCAACCAGGGCCTGGAATTGCTGCGCCAGCAGGGTATGGATGCAGTCCTGACCTATGGCGATCCCAACTTCTATCAGCGGGTTGGCTTTCGACCCATCAGCAGCGCAGACGTCTGCCCACCCCTGCCGCTCCGGCAGCCCCAAGGCTGGCTGGGACAGTCACTGACGACCCAGCCCCTGAGCCAACTGAAGGGGCCATCCCACTGTGTTAACGCCCTGCATGACCCGGCATTCTGGTAAACCGAAAGGGGCACAAGGGTCAGGCACAAGGGTCAGGTCTAGATTCAAAGCCTGCTACCTATTAATTATTGCAAAAGTAATGGCAGTTTAAATTCCTTCCTGATGCCTGAATTAGAAGCGCCCAGTGAATAACATCAACTGCATGAACTTATGCAACTATTAATATATGGTTCAGACCACCAGAGTTCTGCGCTTGTCGCGCTCTACGCAGAATCTTTCCAACGGTCGTGAAATGAAGGCCAAAGAAATCCGCGAGTTGTTGGTAACTGTATGCGCCTGTCGCATAGGCCGCCACAATGGCGTCGTTCCTGCTGTCGTGCAATGACGCTAGCTGATCAAGCGAAACCGCGGGTCGGCTTTTCTGAGCCTTTGGAACCCCGACGGTTTCAGATAACTCTGCATGTTGGGCCTGCACCCGTTCGACAAATACCTCGCCACCAAGGTAAATCTGTTGATTGAGATCACCCCAAATCGTCTCTTTCTCAATCCCCTGTGCCACAAATTCGGCATAGCGTCGAATCGCTTCGCCCCTTTGTGTTGCAAACTGTGCCAACAATCCATTCGTGGCTAACCATTCGGGGGGACTCCGTGCGCCAATCATGTCCAAGTAACTGCTCCAGCGCCAATCACCAGCTTCTGCCACTATACCGGCTCGCACTGGATTAAGAACCACATAGCGCGTCAATTCAAGCAGATATGCGTCCGCATCTGCCAGTATCGCCTTGTATCTCCCTTGAAAAAGATGCCCAACACGCCCATGACGGCGGTTCGATGCCTGTGTATAAACCCCGTTGAGTTGGCGCATCCCTTTTGACAGATTCGCGTTAGGGGTTTCGATTACCAAATGATAGTGATTGCTCATCAGGCAATACGCATGGCAGATCCAGTTGAAGCAACCGGCTACTTCTCCCAGAATACTCAGAAACGCTTTCCGGTCAGAGTCATCCTCATAAATGGCCTCCCGCCGGTCACCTCGGGAAGTCACATGGTAAAGCGCGCCTTCGAACTCGATTCTCACAGGTCTTGTCATGTATGCCAGTCTAACCGATTAAAGGCTTCTATTCTAGACCTGACCCCTGTCTACGCTATTCCAGAAAACCGGGTGATCCGAAGCCCGCTGAGGGTCTGGCTGGCTCTTGCTCGATCTCTAAGGCATCGCTACCTATCTCGCTGTCCCCCATGGACGCCGGTTTGACCAGGGCACCGGACTTGAGGTCGCGCTGATGGAAGCGGAAGGGGCCTTGCAGGGCGGACAGTACCCTGGGGTCGCGGTTGTAGATGTCCTGCTTGAAGTGGACCCGATTGGCATCGGCAAAGGCGGTGCTGTAAACGATCAGGATGCGCATGGGTTGCTTCAGATTGACCCGTGTGGTCTTGCCCGAGGCGATTACCTGTTGGATGCGGGCACGGGTCCAGCCCTGCCCTGCCAGCAGACGTTCGGCCAGGTCCAGGGGGTTGCGCAGGCGGATGCAGCCGGAGCTGGTGGTGCGTACCTGGCGGGCGAAATATTCCCGGTGGTTGGTGTCGTGGACAAATACATGGTGCTTGTTGGGGAACATGAACTTGACCACACCTAAGGCGTTGTCTGGCCCCGGTGGCTGGCGCACCAGATAGGGAAAGTGGCTCATCCCCTTCCAGTCTATGGCATGGGGATCAAGCCGAGCGCCCTTCTGGCTGAGCAGTTGGTAACCCTTTTTGTCCAGGTAGCCTGGGTCTTTTTTCAATTCCGGCAGTATGCTGCGCCTGAGGATGCCTGGGGGTATGGTCCAGGTGGGGTTGAAGTCGATGTATTCCACTTGGTCCTTGAAGGCCGGGGTATTGGTGAAGCGCTTGCCCACCTGCACCTGTTCGCGCCAGATGACCTGTCCTTCCCTGAACCAGTAGATCATGAAGCCGGCGATATCCACCGCCAGGAACTCGCCCTTGTCCTCGTGCAGGATCCAGCGCTGGCGCTCCAGATTAACGCGGATCTGCTGGATGCGCTCGGCCACCGGCGCATTCATTGCCGCCAGGGTGGCTGGGCCTATGATGCCATCCACCTCCAGCCCGTGGCGTTGCTGAAAGGCCTTGACGCCATCCAGCAGGGTCGGGTCGTAGCGCTCATCACCCTGGCCCGAGGCCAGATCGCCGCTAATGGCCAGACGTCGGCGGATGGCCGGGATGCGTCCATCCCGGTCGCCGGGGCGCAGGCTGTCGCCCTTTGCCAGTTGCGGCCAACCGCCGTCAGCGGCAATCGCCCGATAACGCTGTAGCCCCTGTTTCAGCTGCCGGTAACGGCGGTTGTCCGGCCTGGCCCAGTCATAGGCCTGATCGATGCGCCCCTTGCGTACCCAGGCCAGCAACAGGGCTGATCTGTCTTTGCCATCACGGGCCTGGCCGAAGTTGTTGTCCGGATCCACCCCCTGGGGGTCGGCCTTGCCGTAGTACAGGTGATAAAGTGCGCGCAGATAGGCCTCAGTGAGCAGTATATCGATACGCGCCGTCTCTTCCAGGCTGTAGCGATTGCGGCTGGGGGACTGCAAAAAGGGCAGGATCTCGGCAAAGCGGTAATCGCTTGGCTCCAGGCCATCATCGGCCAGGCCAAGCAGGGCCTGATCCAGGGAGCGAATCGCCGCCGGGGTCCATAGATGCTTGAAGCCGTTGGCGGCATACATGCGCAGGATGAACACCTTGCCGTAGAGGGTTTCGCCGTCGGCCAGCTTGGCGATCGGCTGGCCATCATCGGGCAGCAGGCGCTCCAGGGTGGCGCGAAAGGCACTGGCCTGGGCCGCTGGCGGCAACAGCAGCAAGAGCAGCAGGCCTGCCAGCCCCAGCTTGGGCAGATCTCTGTGGGTTGGATACATTGGATTTTGGTTTCAGTGAGTTACACCCATCGCCTGAGCGGCCAACCGGAAGGTTAAACCGGATTGCAACGACCTCCAAAGGGGTCCAGCCCATGCCCTCGATGCAAGGGTTTGGCAAAACCCGGGTCTGGAGACGATGATAGCACCCGCCCTGGCTCTAAGCTAAGCCCGGAGGGAATCGCGCAAGCCCCTAAACTCCAGGCGACATAAGGTTGTTTAAGATGGCCGCTTGAACGGCTCATGCTAAAATCCGCTGCGGGCTAGCAAAGTCTCTAGGAGCCTGTCGGATTTAGGATGCTCCTACTGCGCCGGTGGGAAGAACGGCCCAAATTTCCCCGATTTTTCGTTGCGTAGGCCAACTATGCGCCTCAAAATCGTGAAAATTTGTTCTCGCTCTCCCACCTTGCTCGCTACGGGCACCTAAACCTGACAGACTCCTAGTGGGAGGACGGACGATGACTGATAATGAACTGCGAGAACTTGTAGCCAGCTTGATACGGGCCCAGGTTAAAACCGATGCACAGCTGGCTAAGACCGATGCACAGCTGGCTAAGACCGATGCACAGCTGGCGAAGACCGATGCACAGCTGGCGAAGACAGACATACAACTGGCGAAGACCGATGCCAAGCTGAACAAGTTGGCGGAAATGTACGGTGGAGTGGGAAACAATCAAGGTAAAGTTGCTGAGGAATTCTACTTTAATTCCCTCAAACACAATCCGATTCTGAACAACATAAGATTTGATTTTATCGAAAAGAACCTGACCCGTAGCAGGGACGGCATTGAGGAGGAATACGATCTCTTGCTCGTCAATGGACAGGATGTCTATATCGTTGAGGTAAAGTACCACCTGCATCCCAAGGACATTGAACGTATGCTGGGGCGTAAGCTTTTAAATTTCAAAAAGCTTTTTCCTGAGTACCGGGATTACAGAATTCATCTGGCGCTCGCTACCTTCGCCGTAGAGGATGAGGTGAAGCAGATGGTATTGGATCAGGGTATTACCTTGCTGCAGAGGCGAGGCGAGCTTATCGAGACCTTGGCGGCATAGGTGGCAGGCCCCGATTGAGCATCAATGATTCTGGTGAGCCTATAGGGCCGCCAAGTCGTGCTCGGGCTCAACAAACAGCATTCCAAACCGGGCTTGCCGGGCATGGGGCAAGCCCTACCTTTTTTCATTCGGCAACCCATGCGGGGGTAAGGGTGCAAGGCCTCGACATCGATTTCTACCTCGCCCAAGACTGGCGCAACCATTTGGCCCGGCTGCCGTGGGGCCTGGCTGGCTGGCTGCGAAACAGGCACGCCTAAAAGATGCACGACGACACCCATCATGGCTCTGGGCTGCGCGATCTTTGGGTCGTGTTGCTGCCGCTGAGCCTGCTGGTGCTGCTTGCCTGGCGGTTGGGAACCTATCCGCTACCCTGGCAATGGAGCCTGCCCTGGGTGCCCTCCCTGGGGGTCGAGCTGGCGTTTCGCGTGGATGGCCTGACGGCGCTGATGCTGGCCCTGATCACCGGGATCGGCAGCCTGGTGTTTCTCTATGCCTGCGGCTACCTGGCCGGGCAGCCGCGTCGGGGCCGGGTGTATTTCCTGCTGCCGCTGTTCATGCTGGCCATGATCGGCGCGGTGATGGCCGATGATGTGGTGCTGCTGTTCCTATTCTGGGAGCTGACCAGCGTCATCTCTTTCCTGCTGGTGGGCTTTGATCACCAGAACGCCCAGGCGCGGGCCTCGGCGCGGCAGGCGTTGCTGATCACCATGGGCGGCGGCTTGGCCCTGCTCGGTGGCCTGCTGTTGCTGGGGCAGATGGCCGGCAGCCTGCGCCTGTCCGCCATCATCGCCGCGGCACCGGCCCTGCAAGACGACCCCCGTCTGCCCCTGGCACTGCTGCTGGTGATGCTCGGCGCCTTCACCAAATCGGCCCAGTTTCCCTTTCATTTCTGGCTGCCCAACGCCATGTCGGCACCGACCCCGGTGAGCGCCTATCTGCACTCGGCCACCCTGGTCAAGCTGGGCATCTACCTGCTGCTGCGCCTGGACCCGGCCTTCAATGACCTGCTGCTGTGGGAGCTGGTGCTGGTGGGCAGCGGCACCATCACCGCCCTGTGGGCCTCGCTGCTGGCCCTGCGCGAGCGGGATCTCAAGCGCATCCTGGCGCGCACCACGGTGGCGGCGCTGGGCACCCTGACCCTGCTGGTGGGGCTGCCCAGCCCAGGTGCCGGGCTGGCGGCGGTGGCCTTTCTGTTCGCCCATGCCATCTACAAGGCCCCGCTGTTTATGGTGGCCGGCAATATCGATCACGCCACCGGCACCCGTCTCATCGACCAACTCCGAGGCCTGCGCCAGGCCATGCCCTGGACGGCGGCGGCGGCCCTGATCGCCGGGCTGTCCATGGCCGGCCTGCCCCTGGCCTTTGGCTTTGTCAGCAAGGACCTGATCAGCATCGCCAAGTCCGAGGCCGATCTGCTGGCGCTGATCAGCTATGCCCTGGTGCTGGTCAATGGCATTGCCGTGGCGGTGGCGGCGGTGGCGGCGATTCGTATCTTCTGGGGTCGGCCCAAGCTGGATTCGGGTCAAATCCACGAAGTACCCTGGACCATGCTGTTGCCACCCCTGGGCATTGCCCTGATGGGTCTGGAGTTTGAGTTCCTGCCCGAGCTGGCCGCGCCGCTGCTGGCACCGGCGGCAAAGGTGGTGTCACCCGGCCTGGGGCTGGTGCAGCTGGATACCAGCTACGACCTGGAGACCCTGGTCTCGGCCCTGGGCCTAACCCTGGGCATAGGCCTGCTGCTGTTCATGACCTGGGACCGTCTGCACGATCGCCTGCATCGGGTGCATTGGCTCGACCGCTACGGCCCGGAGGCGACCTATGACTTCCTGCTCAAGGGCCTGGCCCGGCTTGCCGCCTGGCACACCCGGCGTTTGCAGCACGGCCATCTGCGCGGCTATCTGCGTCTGGTGCTGGTCAGCTTCATCGGCATCGGCCTATTTGCTGCCTGGCAGACACAGGGGCAGCAGGCCCTGCCCTGGTCCCATCTGAGCCAATGGCCGGAGCAGGCCTGGGCCTGGCTGGTGGCGGCCCTGCTGATGCTGAGCGGTGCCCTGGCCAGCCTGTTGCTGCGCGACCGCCTTGCCCTGCTCATGGCCAGCGGCCTGCTCGGCTATGGCGCGGCCCTGCTGTTCCTGTTCGCCGGGGCGCCGGATCTGGCCTTTACCCAGTTCATGGTGGAGACCATCCTGGTGGTGGTGGCCGCCGCCGTGCTGCCGCGTTTTGGCACCAGCGGCCCGGCCGATCGCCGTCTGCGCTGGGCCGATCTGACCCTGGCCCTGGCCACCGGACTTGGCGTCATGCTATTACTGGCGCAGATGTACGGCTTTGCCGAGAACCGGCAGCTGGCCGACTGGTTCGCCGCGCAAAGCCTGCCAGCGGCCCAGGGGCATAACGTGGTGAATGTGATCATCGTTGACTTCCGCGCCCTGGATACCCTGGGCGAGATCGCCGTGGTAGCCTTCGCCCTGCTGGCGGCCTTGCCCTTGTTGCGGGCAAGAAAGCGGTAGAGCCTATCGGCTATGGGATGCCCAACGTTCTGGATAAGTGAGGATCTGATGCAGCAATCCATTCAATTTGAAACAGTGATCAATGAGCACATTGCCCGGGATATCCCGGAGATCGCACCCTTGCTGGGCCATCGCGTGCAATTGATCGCGCTCGACATGGGGCAGCCCAATGCCCCAGTGCAAAGCAAGAAACTGACGTTTGAAGAATATCTGGCCACGCGCCCAAAATGGCCCAAGGATCGACCACCCATAACCCTTGAGGAGATGGAAGAGGCCATAGTAAAGGGGGCTCTGGACAGTGCAAAGTCTTGACACCAACGTCGTGGTCCGTCTGATTCTCTGTGACGATCCACGTCAGTTTCCTTTGGCAGAAAAGACTTGGCTGGATACCTTGAAGCATGGCGGAATCTTTTTGTCGATGACGGTGTTGCTCGAAACCCACTGGGTTTTGTCTCGCAGTGCGGGTTTTGACCGGACACGCATAGTTTCGGAGTTACAGCGCCTGAGCCAACTGGACGGCGTAAGATTGGAGAATGCAGAGATCGTAGCACGGGCTATTGAGCGTTATGCCGACAGCCAGTCAGACTTTGCTGATTGCGTGATATTGGAGTGTTCGCGTAGCCAAGGGGCATTACCGGTGCGTACCTTTGATAAGCGGTTTTCTCGGTTGGATGGGGTCAGCCTCATCGAAGATCCCATGCCCGCCCCCCAGAAGGTCCAATGAAAACGAACTCGCCCTTGCTCATTATTGCCGCACGGCCGCTCTACTGGGTGCTGTTTGCCGCCTCCCTGTGGGTGCTGCTGCGCGGTCATAACGCGCCCGGCGGCGGCTTTATCGGCGGCCTGCTGGCGGTGGCGGCGAGCAGTTGGCTGGCGAGCCTGCAGGGGGTTGCCGCAGCACAGCGATTACAGGGCCTGGCACCCCTGCCGCTGGCCATGCTCGGGGTACTGCTGGCACTGGTCAGCGGCCTGGCCGGGCCACTGTTCGGCCAGCCCTACCTGACCCATCTCTGGTATGGGCCGCTGAGCACCGTGCTGCCCTTTGATGTGGGGGTGTTTCTGGCGGTCTGGGGCACCCTGACCGGCTTTATCTACCCCCTGCTGGAGGCCGAGGAGGAAACCGCATGAGCCTGCTGCTGATCATTACCATCGGTCTGGGCGTCAGTGCCAGCATTTATCTGATGCTGGCCCGGGACCTGTTTCGCCTGCTGCTGGGGCTGACCATGCTGGGCAGCCTGACCAATCTGCTGCTGTTCATGAGCGGACGCCCTGGCAGCCTGCTGGCACCGGTGATCGAGCGCGGCGCCGAGGCCCTGCCGGCCGGTTTCACTAATCCCCTGCCCCAGGCCCTGACCCTGACCGCCATCGTCATCGGCTTTGCCCTGCTGGCCTTCGCCCTGGTGCTGGGGGCCCGCGTGGCCCAGGGCAATGCCCTGACCGATCGCCTGCGCGCCTCTGAGCCGGTGCCCCAGGATCCGGTCAAGCCGCCGATCGATGATGAGTAGTTACTGGAACTCAAAGAGTCCGCAAATGAACGCGAATAAACGCAAAATGGGCAATAACATCTCAGCCAATGACATAGGGCGGCCCGTGGCCGCCGCGCCCTTGCAAGGTGCAACCCCATTGCAAGCGGCTTGACGGCGGGCGCGGCCCGCCCTATGCCTCGCGCCTTAGCCCGGATGGAGTGCAACGGAATCCGGGGTTGCCGCTGGGCAAGACCTCCCCGGATTCCGCTACGCTTCATCCGGGCTACAACCCAACACCTCCGAGCCAGCGCTCGGAGCTCCCAGGAGGGGTAGCAACGGCAAGGATGCTGCACCCTAAGCCAATTGCCAAAATTACTACAACCCAATGAAAAACATAAACTTAATCTACGATAATCGGCGTAATCTGCGGTTTATAGGGTCAGTTGCGGACACTGAATCAACTTCAGACTAAACCCATGCAAATCGCCCTGCCCTTGCTCATTCCCCTGCTTACCGCCCTGGCCACGGCCTTGGCCATGGCGCGCCCGCGTCTGCAGCGGATCATCGGCCTGGTCGGCAACCTGGCGCTATTGTTGGCGGCCCTTGGCCTGCTGCAGGCGGTGATGGCCGAGGGGCGTCTGCGCCTGGTGCTGGGCGGCTGGCCGACTCCCTTTGGCATCGAACTGGTGGCCGACCCGCTGAGCGCGTCACTGGTCCTGGTGGCCGCCCTGCTGGCCCTGGCGGTGCGCATCTACGCCAGCGGCCAGCCCAGCGGACCTGCCGCCCTGCTGCCGCTGGAACAGGGTCTGCTGGCGGCGGCCCTGGCCATCTGTCTGGCCGGTGACCTGTTCAACCTCTATGTCTGGTTCGAGCTGATGCTGATCTGCCTGCTTGGCCTGCTCGCCCTGAATGGAGGACAGCGGGCAAGCGAGGCCAGCCTCAAGTATTTCGCCCTGAGCCTGATCGGCACCCTGCTCATGCTGGCCGCCATCGGCCTGATCTACGGCGCTACCGGCCAGCTGAACTTCACCGCCCTGGGTCAGGCCGCGCACGACCCGGCGCTGGCCAGCTCCCTATCCCTCTACACCAGCCTGCTGATAGCCGCCCTGTTGCTCAAGGCGGCCGCATTTCCCCTGTTCGCCTGGCTACCGGCCAGCTATCACTGCCTGCCCGCGCCCCAGCTGGCCCTGGTCGGCGGCCTGCTCACCAAGCTGGCGGCCTATGTCATCCTGCGCCTGCTGGGTGAACTGTTCGTGCTGACCCCGGCGATCTTGCTGGAGGGGCTGGGCTGGCTGGCCCTGGCCACCATGCTCAGCGGCGTGCTCGGTGCCGCCTATCACTGGGACATGCGCCGCATCCTTGCCTTCCACATCGTCAGTCAGATCGGCTACCTGTTGCTGGGCATCGCCCTGGCCAGTCCGGCGGGCACCGTCGCCACCGGCTTCTTTCTGCTGCACAACATCCTGGTCAAGGCCAATCTGTTCCTGATTGTGGGCCTGATGATCCTGGCCGCCGGTCACCATGACCTGCGCCGCATCGGCGGTCTCTACCCGGCCAGCCTGCTGCTGGCGGGGCTGTTCTTCGTCAACGCCTTCGCCCTGGTCGGGGTACCGCCCACCACCGGCTTCTGGGGCAAGTTTCTGATCCTGCGCGAGGCCTTTGCCCAGGGCCGTTACCTCTGGGGCGGCATGGCCCTGGCGGTGGGCCTGCTGACCCTCTATTCCATGAGCAAGATCTGGCTGGAGGGGTTTTGGAAGGCCCACCCGGAACCTGACCGGCTGAACCCTCAGGCGATCCCCCTGAGCGGCTGGATCAGCGTCAGTGGGTTGACCCTGCTCCTGCTGGTCAGTGGAATTTATCCGGAACCCCTGATCGCATTCCTCGCCAACGGCAGCACCGAATTCTGGAGGCCATTGCCATGAATCAGGCCATGACGAATCGGGCCATGAATCGAGCCATGAATCAAACGATGGCCCTGTCGCACTTGCTGTTCAATCTGATCCGCGGGGCCCTGCGCTCGGGGCTGCAGGCTGCTGCCATCATCCTGCTGCGGCCCAAACGGGTACAACCCGGTTTTGTCTGGCTGGACTACGGCGACCTGGAACCAGGGCCTGCCAGCCTGCTCGCCGCCCTAGTTACCCTCACCCCCGGCAGCACCGCGCTGGAAATTGACCCGCAACAACGCCGAATACGCTTGCACCTGCTGGATATTGAGCAGGCCGAGGCGACCAGGGCTGAAATCCAGCGTGAGGTGATTCAGCCGCTGCAACGACTGATTGGAGGCGCTGCGCCATGAGCCTGCCCATGCTCTTAGTGCTAGTGGCCGGGGCCTGCGCCCTGATCGGGGTATATCGACTGCTGCTCGGCCCCAGCCACAGCGACCGGCTGGTGGGCATGGACCTGCTGTTCGCCATCGCCATCGTCTTCTGCCTGCTGGCCGCCTGGGTCAGTGGACGCAGCCTCTATTTGGATGTTGCCATAGGCCTGGCCCTGGCCGGCTTCGTCGCCACCCTGTCCTGGGCGCGTTTGATCCAGCGCGCTGCCAAAACAACGCACGATCCGGAGACACCATGAGCCTGGCACTTGGCCTATTGGGCAATCTACTGAGCCTGCTGGCCATACTGGTACTGGTCATCGCCGCCCTGGGCGTGCTGCGCCTGCCCGATGCCCTGGCCCGCCAGCACGCGGCCACCAAGGCGGCCACCCTGGGGGTGGTCCTGCTCGCCCTGGGCCTGGCCCTGGTAGCCATGGGTCAAGGCTGGGGTGCCGGATGGCTGCTGCGTCTGGCCCTGCTGATCTTGGCACTGCTGCTGACCCTGCCCCTGGCTTCCCACGCGGTGGCTCGGGCGGCAGTGACCGAATCTGGCGGGGAAAATGAACCCGATTGATAGCATCAATCCCGCCTGAGTATCATGCAGGCCGCTGGGCAGGTGTTTGTATGCTACGCAGCGCCTCCCCGGATTCCGCCCTTCGACAGGCCCTTCGGCAGGCTCAGGACACAGCTCAGGACATCGCTTCGCTGCATCCGGGCTACAGGAGTCGCCGAGTCCCGAGAGGTGATGCCGCCCGCCCCATGACCATTAGATTAGAGACAACAACATGACCAAAAAACACCAGCCTGGCCAAGGCATAGACAACAACAAACTAGACCGGATCGTAGCCGATGCCCGGCAGCAGGCCGAGAAGCGGGAGCAAGGCTATCGTGAGCAGTCGCTGCGTATTCACCCCTGGATCTGCGCCCGCTGCGGTCGGGAATTTACCCGCGTCAATCTGCGCGAGCTCACCGTCCACCACAAGGATCATAACCACGACAACAACCCGCAAGACGGCAGTAATTGGGAGAATCTCTGTCTGTACTGTCATGACAACGAGCACCAACGCTATGTGGACCGGGTGCGTGGCTACGATGGCCTGACCCAGAACGAGACCAAGCCCTCGACCCACAACCCCTTCGCCGCCCTGGGGGCGATGCTGAAAAAGAACCCCGATACCCCATGAATCTTCCTATGCCCGCTTCGGGATTCGACAATTAACCGAAACTCCCAATAATATTAGCCGTGAGAGGTATGAGCGTCGGCGGGAGCAACTTGTTGGGCCTCAATAGTGCTGGCCAATGGTTTTCGTGGGGGTAAGGCAACCACGCGTTCGGGGTGTGATGCTTGTTTTTTCATCAAATCATTGAAAATACGATCAATGTCGTAGTTAAATTGGCGTGCGTACTCATCTCTGAGTGCTCGCGTTTCTGCAACAACAGGATCTTGCCACATAGTTAAGGCTCCATGAGTTCAAGGGGCGTACATATGACTGGTGGTTCATAGCCAAGCGATCGGCAGGTGGTTTCTATTTTTGGTCGAGTATGAGCATTTGCAATATGCGTACAGTTCCATGTAAGCAGATACGCCACCCCGTTCACTGCTGCTATGGCAACGTGATAGGCGTCCGCTTCGGCCTTCTCTGGAAGGGCATGGCCCTCAATCAGGGTCAGAGCCAATTCCTTGACATTTTCAGAAATTTGGAGGAGCGGAATCTCAGCAATGGCATCCAACCGACGCTGAGACGCCTCTGGATGACCCTTGCTTGCTTCCAACACAACAAGCTCAGAAACAAAAACATCATAGTTCTGCTTTCGTTTTTCCCACCATTCGGTTGTCGTATTTTGATTTGCCATGGCCCGCAAATCGTTACTCGGCCAGGCGGTCAAATAGCTTATAATTGACGTTTCTACGTAAACGGTATCCTTCACCAGCCCCCCTTTTTTATTGCCAACTCTTCACATCACCAACAGAATAAAGCACAGCAAGGATATTTATGATATAAGAGTACAATTGCATTATTAGTATTACTTATTCGTATTGATCCGAGTGGAAACAGAAAACGTGGTCTGTCCCCTAATAACGCTCTGGATAGGCTTTGCTTGCTGCCAAATCAAATGACTTGATTGTTCCTGTCGGCGGGCTGCATCTTCAGCAATAGCACTAATATCGCCACTAAATTTATCAGAAATATCTTCTCGTATATGATGTATCTCTTCAATGATTGAATCAGATTTTTTCACTATCATCTCCTAACAACTCCTCCGGTGTACAAATTACTGGTATCGGAATACCTCGCTTTATAAACAAGCTATGAATCTTTGGTAAAATTTTTGCGTTAGCAATATGTTTACAGTTCCAAGTTAATAGATAATCAATTTGATGATAGGCAACTGTGGCAATATGAAGTGCATCAACTTGTGCTTTCATAGGTAAAATACCAAGAGCCATGATTT
This is a stretch of genomic DNA from gamma proteobacterium SS-5. It encodes these proteins:
- a CDS encoding NADH-quinone oxidoreductase subunit K, whose translation is MSLLLIITIGLGVSASIYLMLARDLFRLLLGLTMLGSLTNLLLFMSGRPGSLLAPVIERGAEALPAGFTNPLPQALTLTAIVIGFALLAFALVLGARVAQGNALTDRLRASEPVPQDPVKPPIDDE
- a CDS encoding Na+/H+ antiporter subunit D yields the protein MQIALPLLIPLLTALATALAMARPRLQRIIGLVGNLALLLAALGLLQAVMAEGRLRLVLGGWPTPFGIELVADPLSASLVLVAALLALAVRIYASGQPSGPAALLPLEQGLLAAALAICLAGDLFNLYVWFELMLICLLGLLALNGGQRASEASLKYFALSLIGTLLMLAAIGLIYGATGQLNFTALGQAAHDPALASSLSLYTSLLIAALLLKAAAFPLFAWLPASYHCLPAPQLALVGGLLTKLAAYVILRLLGELFVLTPAILLEGLGWLALATMLSGVLGAAYHWDMRRILAFHIVSQIGYLLLGIALASPAGTVATGFFLLHNILVKANLFLIVGLMILAAGHHDLRRIGGLYPASLLLAGLFFVNAFALVGVPPTTGFWGKFLILREAFAQGRYLWGGMALAVGLLTLYSMSKIWLEGFWKAHPEPDRLNPQAIPLSGWISVSGLTLLLLVSGIYPEPLIAFLANGSTEFWRPLP
- a CDS encoding Na+/H+ antiporter subunit E, producing MNQTMALSHLLFNLIRGALRSGLQAAAIILLRPKRVQPGFVWLDYGDLEPGPASLLAALVTLTPGSTALEIDPQQRRIRLHLLDIEQAEATRAEIQREVIQPLQRLIGGAAP
- a CDS encoding cation:proton antiporter; protein product: MLLVLVAGACALIGVYRLLLGPSHSDRLVGMDLLFAIAIVFCLLAAWVSGRSLYLDVAIGLALAGFVATLSWARLIQRAAKTTHDPETP
- a CDS encoding monovalent cation/H(+) antiporter subunit G, giving the protein MSLALGLLGNLLSLLAILVLVIAALGVLRLPDALARQHAATKAATLGVVLLALGLALVAMGQGWGAGWLLRLALLILALLLTLPLASHAVARAAVTESGGENEPD
- a CDS encoding HNH nuclease family protein, coding for MTKKHQPGQGIDNNKLDRIVADARQQAEKREQGYREQSLRIHPWICARCGREFTRVNLRELTVHHKDHNHDNNPQDGSNWENLCLYCHDNEHQRYVDRVRGYDGLTQNETKPSTHNPFAALGAMLKKNPDTP
- a CDS encoding type II toxin-antitoxin system VapC family toxin; this encodes MKDTVYVETSIISYLTAWPSNDLRAMANQNTTTEWWEKRKQNYDVFVSELVVLEASKGHPEASQRRLDAIAEIPLLQISENVKELALTLIEGHALPEKAEADAYHVAIAAVNGVAYLLTWNCTHIANAHTRPKIETTCRSLGYEPPVICTPLELMEP